A stretch of Vespa velutina chromosome 8, iVesVel2.1, whole genome shotgun sequence DNA encodes these proteins:
- the LOC124951159 gene encoding cytochrome P450 4C1-like: protein MFLTILLGFSTFLLILDCFIRYGKVGKISNHIPGLKAYPIIGNLYYFQLDLGKNNWKPNLSKILEHEFRVISNPQSMILLKSTQHLEKTIPSYNLNFFQLKFLQLWLSTGLVTSAGKKWQHQRKMLTPTFHFNILKHFVVNFKEETQYLVTLLKEEGKGGPIIKDLQEFLPVHTLNAICETAMGTSLRGTGEFEAKYRNAVHDFGKIVVYRLARPWYFFDTIFALSQRGRQQKELLKTLHGFSKKIIAERILFHEQTKGKYLQNVEEVDENQIFSKETDEKNKNPIFKKRLALLNLLIAASLNDNQIDEEGIREEVDAFMFAGHDTTAMAMCFGLLLFAKHSHLY, encoded by the exons ATGTTCTTAACAATCTTATTGGGTTTCTCTACATTTTTACTTATATTGGACTGCTTTATAAGATATGGAAAAGTGGGAAAAATCTCCAATCATATTCCTGGACTAAAAGCATATCCGATAATaggaaatttatattattttcaacttgACCTTGGTAAGAACAATTGGAA acCAAACCTTTCAAAAATTTTGGAACATGAATTTCGCGTTATATCCAATCCACAGAGTAtg ATACTTTTGAAGAGTACACAACATCTAGAAAAAACTATCCCTTCTTACAATCTAAATTTCTTTCAACTAAAATTCTTACAACTTTGGCTTTCCACGGGATTAGTAACCAGTGCAG GTAAAAAGTGGCAACATCAACGAAAAATGTTGACACCAacctttcattttaatatcctTAAACATTTTGTCGTCAATTTTAAGGAGGAGACACAATATCTCGTAACATTactgaaagaagaaggaaaagggggACCTATTATCAAAGATTTACAGGAATTTTTACCTGTACATACTTTAAACGCGATATGCG aaACGGCTATGGGAACCTCTTTAAGAGGAACGGGCGAATTTGAAGCTAAATATCGCAATGCCGTTCATGATTTTGGCAAAATAGTGGTCTATAG ATTAGCAAGACCTTGGTACTTTTTCGATACAATATTTGCATTATCGCAACGTGGTAGGCAACAAAAGGAATTGTTGAAAACGCTTCACGGTTTTTCGAAAAAG ATAATAGCAGAAAGGATACTATTTCACGAACAAACTAAGgggaaatatttacaaaatgttGAAGAAGTGGATGAGAATCAGATTTTTTCCAAAGAAAccgacgaaaaaaataaaa ATCcgattttcaaaaaaagactGGCTCTGCTAAACCTACTTATAGCCGCTTCACTGAATGATAATCAAATAGATGAAGAAGGAATACGAGAAGAAGTCGACGCTTTTATGTTTGCG GGTCACGATACTACTGCAATGGCGATGTGCTTTGGTCTGCTACTTTTTGCAAAGCATTCTCATCTTTACTAA
- the LOC124951325 gene encoding cytochrome P450 4C1-like isoform X5, whose amino-acid sequence MFLLVISGFFTLLFVLYYFTRYGRIGNISSRIAGPKAFPIIGNLYHLQIDNEQVLEKLWKINKEFSPINRLWSLFFSLITIIHPEDVKILLKSTNLKKTIPYKFLQPWLSTGLITSTGEKWQHRRKMLTPTFHFNIIKHFVVNFNEEAQYLVTLLKEEGKGGSIIKDLQEFLPVHTLNAICETAMGVSLRGTGEFEIKYRHAIHDFGRIVVYRLARPWYHSDTIFALSQRGRQQKELLKTLHGFSKKIIAERILFHEQTNGKYLQNVKEMDENQIFYEETDENNKNPIFKKRLAMLDLLIAASLNDNQIDEEGIREEVDTFMFAGHDTTAMALCFALLLFAKHKDVQERIRNEVKTVMQQSDCKLTIPILRKFSYLERCLKESLRLYPSVHFIARYISQDLQLKNYIIPAGSICNVNIYSLHRNPNIWTNPDVFDADRFLPENTKGRNPYSFIPFSAGPRNCIGQKFAMLELKLMVAYILHNFYLEPVDELDDVKMIGDIILRSSQQLRVEFIPIK is encoded by the exons ATGTTCCTCCTTGTCATATCAGGGTTCTTTACACTCCTATTTGTGTTGTATTACTTTACACGATATGGCAGaataggaaatatttctaGTAGAATTGCTGGACCGAAAGCATTTCCCATAATAGGAAATTTATATCATCTTCAAATTGACAATG AACAAGTACTAGAAAAACTTTGGAAAATTAATAAGGAATTTTCTCCAATTAACAGATTGTGgtcattattcttttcattaataactataattcatCCGGAAGATGTCaag ATACTTTTGAAGAGcacaaatctaaaaaaaactATACCTTACAAATTCTTACAACCTTGGCTTTCCACCGGATTAATAACTAGTACAG GTGAAAAGTGGCAacatcgacgaaaaatgttgACACCAacctttcattttaatatcattaaacatTTTGTCGTCAATTTTAACGAGGAGGCACAATATCTTGTAACATTActgaaagaggaaggaaaaggaggatcGATTATCAAAGATTTACAGGAATTTTTACCTGTACATACTTTAAACGCGATATGCG AAACGGCTATGGGAGTCTCTTTAAGAGGGACGGgcgaatttgaaattaaatatcgcCATGCCATTCATGATTTTGGCAGAATAGTCGTCTATag ATTAGCAAGACCTTGGTACCATTCCGATACAATATTTGCATTATCGCAACGTGGTAGGCAACAAAAGGAATTGTTGAAAACGCTTCACGGTTTTTCGAAAAAG ATAATAGCAGAAAGGATACTATTTCACGAACAAACTAATgggaaatatttacaaaatgttaaagaaatgGATGAGAATCAGATTTTTTATGAAGAAACtgacgaaaataataaga ATCCAATATTCAAGAAAAGACTGGCTATGCTAGACCTACTTATAGCCGCTTCACTGAATGATAATCAAATAGATGAAGAAGGAATACGAGAAGAAGTCGACACTTTTATGTTTGCG GGTCACGATACTACGGCAATGGCGTTATGTTTTGCTCTACTTCTTTTTGCAAAACACAAAGATGTTCAg gAACGTATAAGAAATGAAGTGAAAACGGTTATGCAACAAAGTGATTGTAAACTGACTATTCCGATACTTcgaaaattttcgtatttggAAAGATGTCTCAAAGAATCTCTTCGCTTATATCCAAGCGTTCATTTTATAGCTCGTTATATATCTCAAGATCTGCAGTTGA agaattatataatacCTGCCGGTTCAATCTGTAATGTAAACATCTATAGCTTACATAGAAATCCAAATATTTGGACAAATCCTGATGTTTTCGATGCTGATAGATTTTTACcagaaaatacaaaaggaCGTAATCCTTATTCCTTCATTCCATTTAGTGCAGGACCAAGAAACTGCATCG GTCAGAAATTCGCAATGCTTGAACTCAAACTCATGGTAGCTTACATATTGCACAACTTCTATTTGGAACCTGTGGATGAACTGGACGACGTTAAAATGATAGGAGATATTATATTGCGTTCATCGCAACAACTTCGTGTCGAATTTATACCTATAAAATGA